GATGGTCCTGGGCGGACGCGCCGACTTCGAGGCGCTGCTGCGCCGGGGCGAGATCTGCACCATCTTCGCCGACGCGGGACAGGGCAATCGTCACGCCTACTACCTCGAGAGTGACCGCTACAAGGTAAAGGCCGAGAAGGGCTTCGCGCCGGGGTGCGGCGGTTACATCAAGCTCGCGCTCCGCACCCGGAGCCCCATCGTCCCCGTCGCGATCGTGGGCGCCGAGGAGGTTCACTACTGCCTTGGGGACGTCCCGCAGCTGGCCGAGTACCTCAAGGTACCGTTCTTCCCGCTCGTCGCTTCGCTGGTTCCGCTCCCGGCACGCATCTACATCCGGTTCGGCAAGGCCATCCGGCTTCCCGCGGCGCCCGAGGCGGCCGATCAGCAGATGGTCGTCGACCGGCTGAACGAGCACGTCCGCTCTGCGCTGCAGGCGCTCATCGACGACACCCTCCGGCACCGCAAGGGTGTCTACTGGAGCTCCTATGACGCGGGGACCGGCACGCAGCGGCTCATCGCCCCGCCGGCGATCGTGGTGCCGATGACCCAGCACGCGGAGGCCGCCTAGCGGGCAGGATCGGTGACCGCGCTGCCCGAGAGTCGGCGCCGGCCTGAGGCGTCCACGTCGCGTTCGTGGGGGCGCCTTCCCACGGGCAGGACCTGACGAGCTCGTCGCGGGTCAGGCGTGGGAACGGCGCCGGCGCGGCGAGGGGTCATCCGTTGGCACCCCTGGTGCTACAGGGACCCATGGGCCGAGCTGCGCACCACGAACGGCTTTCCGCCCTGGACGCGACGTTTCTCGCCATCGAGGACCGGTGCTCGCACATGCACATCGGCTCGGTGGGCGTCTTCGAGGCGGAGCCCGGCATGGGCTCGGCCGGCGCCCTGGATCTCGACAGCGTCCACCATCTCGTGTCTGTCGTTCTCGATAGCGTCCCGCGCTATCACCAACGCGTCGAGACGACCCCGATCTTCGGCCATCCCGTCTGGGTGGACGACGCCTCCTTCAATCTCAACTACCATCTCCGCCACACGCGCCTGCCGCTCCCCGGCGACGAGCGTCAGCTGAAGCGCCTCGCGGGCCGCGTGATGTCCCAGCAGCTCGACCGGGGCAAGCCGCTCTGGGAGTCGTGGTTCGTCGAAGGGCTCGAGGGCAACCGCTTCGCCGTCGTGTCGAAGGTCCACCACTGCATGGTGGACGGCATCGGCGGCGTCGAGATGACGACTGCCACGCTGCGGCCCGCCCCGGGACCCGATCCTCGGCTCGCCGAGCAATCGCGGCCGTTCCAGCCGCGGCCGGTACCGCGACCGCGCGAGCTCGTGTGCGCCGAGCTCTGGCACCGGCTCGGGGGAGCGCTCGGATTCGCCGGCGCCGCCGCGCGTGGTGTCACGCAGCCGCGAGCGACGGCCTCGATCGTCGGCGGTACGCTCGAGGGGCTGGCCGAGAGCCTCACGACGGCCTTCCGTCCCGCATCGCCGACTCCCTTGAACGTCGCGATCGGACCGCACCGCCGTTTCGATTGGACTGCGATCGACCTGGCCGTGGTGAAGGCCGTGAGGACCCGGCTCGGCGGCACGGTCAACGACGTCGTGCTGGCCGTCGTCGCGGGTGCGATGCGCCGCTACCTCGGCGCCCGCGGCGTCGACGTCGACCGGCTCGACTTCCGCGCCATGGTACCCGTCAATCTCCGCGCCGGGTACGGCGGGACTGGCAACCGGGTGGCGAGCGTCCTCGTCCGGCTACCCGTCGACGTGGCCGACATGGAACGTCGGCTCCAACGCGTGCGCCAGGAGATGGAGACGGCAAAGCACTCGCATCAGATCGACGCGGCGCGCGCGATCGAGGACATCACCGACTGGACCATGACGACGCTGATCGCCCAGTCGGCGCGGCTCGCTTCGGTGTCGCAGCCCTTCAACCTCGTGGTGACGAACGTCCCCGGACCACAGTTCCCGCTCTACTTCCTGGGCGCCCGCCTGGTCGCCGCCTATCCCCTCGTGCCGCTCTTCCAGCGCCAGGCGCTCGGGATCGCGCTGTTCAGCTACGACGGGCGGCTCTTCTGGGGCATCAACGCCGACTGGGACGCGGTGCCCGACGTACACGACCTGGTCGCGGCGATCGACACCGAATTCCGGCTACTCGGCGTGACGGCGGGCGCCGAGCCCGCGGCGACGCTCGAAGCCGCGGTGTAGAGGCCGGGCCCACATCAGTCGCGCAACTCTTTCCCCGTGAGCTCGAGGAACACGTCGTCGAGCGTCACCGGCGTCACGCGCGTGCGCACGACGCTGTGCCCGAGGGCGGACACCGCTCGATACAGCCGCGGCAGCACCTGCTGCGCGCGCGAGGTCGAGATGCGGAGCTCGGGCCCGACCACCTCGACGCCACGTACGCCGTCGAGCGCGCGCAGGGGCGCCGTCGTCTGGAGCGCCTCGCGCAGGCGGAGCTCCACGACCTCGGTCGTGCGCGAGAGGGCGAGAAGCTCGGGAAGGGTCCCCGACGCCACCACCCGCCCCTCGTCCATGATGGCGATGCGGTCGCACAGGCCCTCGGCTTCCTGCAGATGGTGCGTGGTGTAGAGGATCGTCGTGCCGCGGGCGCGGAGCGCACGGACGGCATCGAAGATGTGCGCGCGCGACTGCGGATCGACGGCGACCGTGGGTTCGTCCAGCAGCACGACGCGCGGGCCGCTCACGAGCGCGCAGCCGAGGTTCAGTCGCCGGCGCATGCCGCCCGAGTACGTGTCGACGCGGTCGTCCTTGCGTCCCGTGAGGCCGACCACATCGAGCGTGTCGGCGACTGCGCGCCGGCGCTGCGCGCGCGGCACGCCGTACAGCTCCGCGAAGAAGGCGAGGTTCTCGGCAGCCGTGAGAGTGCGATAGAGCGCTTCCTCCTGCGGCGCGACGTTCAGCAGCCGGCGCGCGGCATCGAGGTCGTGCACGACGTGCTTGCCGTACACCCAAACGTCGCCGCTCGTCGGCCGCAGACGGGTCGAGATCATCGACAGGAGGGTCGTCTTGCCGGCGCCGTTCGGGCCGAGGAGCCCGAAGATCTCTCCCTCGCGAACCTCGAGCGAGACCCCGCGCACGACCTCGCGACCGTCGTACTCGCGACGGAGATCGCGGAGCACGACGGCCGAGGACACCGCGCGCAGGCGTGGTCGCGGTTCGACCTCGACGATCTGCTGCAGCGCGGATGTCTTCATGATGGCGCGGCCTGCAGGTCGGCCTTCGGCTCGGCGCTCGCCACCGCGATCGGAGCCTCCGGCTCGGCCGCCACCACGGCGACCGTCGTCTTCGTCGGTTCGGGCCGTTCGAACGCCCACGGCCACTGCTCCTGGCGATCGGCCGCGGCGCGGAGGATCGTCGCGCGATGGTGCTGGAGATAGCCGTTGCGTGCCGGGCTGTAGAGATCGTTGAAGGGCTGCCACGGATCGTAGTCCGACGCCTCGTCGAGGTTCGACGCCTCGGCTGGCCGTGCGCCGCGCACGTTCCGGTCCGGTACCGCGACGCCGGGCGCGCAAGCGCAGCCGGCCGTGATCGCGACGACGATGAGCGCGCACGACCGCATACGTGTCACGTTTTGAGTGGAGCGATTCACGACAGCCATGCCACGTCCGTGTCGCAGGATGCCGCGCTCGTACCGGCGTCGCCTTCCTCCTCGATAAAGGCTCTTCTGTTCAGAATGGCCTCGATGGGGCGAACCCACGGCCGCCGCGCGGGGCCTACTTCCTTCTGCCACCAAGTGCCTGCTCCTTTTGGGGTGCAACGAAAATCAACGAGTCGATTCGACTTGCCCGCGCATGAGTGCGTCGGGGTGTCGTCACGACGATGCATGTTCCCGCAAGTACCGTGCCATGCATGGACGACACGCCAGCCCCGCGGCTCCCGACAGGCCGCGTGTCGGCCCATGGGCATTTCGCGGCGATCGCTCGTCACGAAGTCCTGAACGATCAGGCGGCACGGGCATCGACGCGACCAACGACCAGCGTCGGGCGGATGAGGTCACGTAGGACCGCTGCGAGCACTCGCTCGTCCGTGAGCAGGCCCAAGTGTCCGCACCCCTCGATAACGTGCATTCTGCGATGTGCTCCGTCGAGGGGCGGTGGCACGATCGCGTCGTGCTCCGCGAAGATCGAGAGCTCTTGCGACGGGTTCGTGCAGGCGAGGTACGGCGTGCCGAGCGTCACGAGGCGGCGCACGAGGTGCGCGCCGACCGTTTGCACGAAGTACCGCACGACGAGGCCACCCAAGCTATGGGCGACGACGTCGACCTGTGGCGCAGCGGTCTCGCGACACACACGCGACACGTGCTCGCCGAAGGGCGCGGTGAGCCGTTGGTAGTCGAGGCGTGGCCGGTACCCGAAGCTCGAGAACCGGCGGATGCCGTGACGAGCGAGATGGCGGCGGAGGGTTGTGAAGTTCGTCGAGTCGCCGAGAACGCCGTGCACGAGGACGCACGGGATCGGATGGCCGTACCCGTCGTCCAGCGTGTCGGTCGCGAGCGATCGGCGGGGCAGGGCGCTGACGACCTGGACGAGGGCGGAGAGTTCGCTGCCGAGGACTCGTAGTCCACGGAGGCCTGTCGTCCAGCTATTCGTCTCACCCTGACGTTCCATCCCGTTCGTTCTGCGCGCGATTCTCTACGCTGCGTTGCGAAGGGCGTGCCGAGACTTGGTGCTCGGGTGCCGTGACTTCGTCCCTCTGATGGTATGAGAGCGGTGCCGAGCATCCGGCGCATGTGACGATGCGTCGGCATGCCGCCACGTCGTCGACGGCGGTAAGAAAGCCATGGCCGGTTGGCAGCTGGTGTGCTCAGAAGCGAGCGCGGAGGCGGTACCCGCGATGCCGGCGTGCCGGCGCGTCGTCGTGTCCGACGAGGACTCGGCGCCGCGAGGTCACCGGGGAGGCCCCATCAGGGTCGCGCCAGGTCGCCGGTGCTGAGCGCGAAGGCCGCAGCCCGCGTCAACACCTCCGCCCGGGCGGCTTGGTCGAGCGTCCGCGCGCGCGCCAGGTTCCGCTCCGCCTCACGGACGTCGGGGAACGTGGCGAGCCCGTTTTGGTAAGACTCGAGCGTGGCGGCCCATGCCTTGTCGGAGGCCGCGAGCAATGCCGCCGCCGCATGATGCTTGGCCAGGGCTACCTTCGTGTCGTTGTACGCCTTCCAGACCTCACGCACGGCCTTGTCCTTGGCGTGATCCAGCTCGTCCTCGGCTTCTTGCTGCCGCGACTCGGCGAGGTACACCTTGTTCCGGCGCTCGAACCCCTCGAACAGCGTCCACTCGAACCGGAAGCCCGCGTCGTACTGGAGCTCGTGGACGCCCTGATACGCGCTGTCCTCGACCTTCAGCTGCCCGATGTTGCTCGCGACCGCCGTGCGCGCGACGAGGCGCGGCCAATAGTCCGCGTTCGCCTTGCGCACCTCGGCTTCCTTGACACGTACGCTCGCGAGCCGCGCAATCAGGTCGGGGCGCTGCGTCAGTGCCCGATCGATCGCCTCGTCGACCGACTCGTCGAGCGCGGGTGGCAGTGGCTGCTGTGAGACGTCGGCGACGTCGATCGGCGTGCCGGGGCGGATGCCGATGGTCTCGAGCAGCGCCATCCGAGCGTCGTGCTCCTCGGCGAGGGCGTCCTCGAGCTCGTAGGTCGCGCGCGCGGTCTCCTCCTGCGCCTGCAGGACCTCGGGAAGCGTGGCGAGCCCGTTCTGCTTGCGTTCGGCCGCGGCGGCCTCGAGGCTCCGAGCGGACGCGAGGGCGGCACGGTCGGCGGCAACCTTGCCGCGCACGGCCGTCAACGCATGGAACTGGCGCGTGACGTCGAAGACGATCTGCTGGTGCTTGGCGTTGAAGCCGGCGGTCGCCTCCATGGTCAGCGCCTGCGCTGCATCCACGAGGGCGCGGCGCCGCCCGAAGTCGAGCAGCAGCCACTCCAGGCTGAGCGCGGGGATGACGAACTGCGTGTCGGCCGTGAAGACACCGCCGGGAACGACCGTCGTCGGAATCGGGAGCGGGACGTGAGCCACGGCGCCCGTCGCCACCAATGCGAGGACGGGATAGTACGATCCTTCCACCAGGCCCGCGGCGATGGCGGCCTGACGCGCGCGTTCCCAGGCGACGCGAGTCTCCGGATTGGTGCGCTGCGCGACGTCGATCAGCTCCCCAAGCTCGTAGGTCTTGCGCGGATCGATGGACACGATCCCCGACTCGCGTGCGTGCTCGGTCTGCGACAGCGCCGCCTCGTAGGCCGGCAAGTCCGGAGCCCTCCACGGGCGTACTGGTGACGGCGGGGCATTCTCGAAGGGATGCAGCGCGGCGCACGCGTCGAGCAACGTCATCCCGAGTGCCAGGACCAAACCAGGCGCAGGGCTGCGAGGGTCGCGCAGCATCACTCGGCCAGATCCGCCCCGAGCCGCTCGATGCGCGGTATGAGCTCGCGATACAGCGCCAGTCGCCCTTCGATGTGGGCCGTCACCCCTGGCACGTTGTCCTCGGTGCGCACGGCGACTGCGTCGAGCCGCCCGCGCAAGTCGGGGAGGGCGCGCCGCGCCCGGCGCTCCGCGCGCTCGGCGATCACCTCGAGGCTGTCGGACACGACGGCGTCGAAGCGGCGCAGATCGGCGACGAGCGCATCCGGAGCCACCCCGTCGAGCCGCTGATGGGCGATCGCCAACTGGGTCAGGAAGACGGACTGCGCATCGGCCGCGGCACGCTGCAGCCGCTCGCGTGCGGCCAGTCCATCGCCGCCGGGATCCACGACCTCGAAGGCTCCTTGGTCCGCCAACTGCTGCGCGGTCGCGAAGTCGCGAGAGGCTTGAACGCGCAGACCCTGGACCGCCCGGACCACGACGGCGTGGTCCCCACCGCCGCTCCCGACGGTTGCGAGCCGTGCCATGGCGCGCAGCGCCGACCCGAGGCTCTTCCACATCGCACCCGACGCAGGCATGGGCCAGATGTAGTGGAACACGAGCGTGATGACCGTGTTGCCGAGCAGGATGCCGATCAGACGATCGCGGATCGTGTAGAAGTTCCAGGTCGGCTCGAATCCCTGAATCACGCAGACGTAGAAGGCGAACGCGATCTGCACCCCGGCGTACGCGATGCGC
The DNA window shown above is from Candidatus Eisenbacteria bacterium and carries:
- a CDS encoding wax ester/triacylglycerol synthase family O-acyltransferase, whose translation is MGRAAHHERLSALDATFLAIEDRCSHMHIGSVGVFEAEPGMGSAGALDLDSVHHLVSVVLDSVPRYHQRVETTPIFGHPVWVDDASFNLNYHLRHTRLPLPGDERQLKRLAGRVMSQQLDRGKPLWESWFVEGLEGNRFAVVSKVHHCMVDGIGGVEMTTATLRPAPGPDPRLAEQSRPFQPRPVPRPRELVCAELWHRLGGALGFAGAAARGVTQPRATASIVGGTLEGLAESLTTAFRPASPTPLNVAIGPHRRFDWTAIDLAVVKAVRTRLGGTVNDVVLAVVAGAMRRYLGARGVDVDRLDFRAMVPVNLRAGYGGTGNRVASVLVRLPVDVADMERRLQRVRQEMETAKHSHQIDAARAIEDITDWTMTTLIAQSARLASVSQPFNLVVTNVPGPQFPLYFLGARLVAAYPLVPLFQRQALGIALFSYDGRLFWGINADWDAVPDVHDLVAAIDTEFRLLGVTAGAEPAATLEAAV
- a CDS encoding ABC transporter ATP-binding protein, whose translation is MKTSALQQIVEVEPRPRLRAVSSAVVLRDLRREYDGREVVRGVSLEVREGEIFGLLGPNGAGKTTLLSMISTRLRPTSGDVWVYGKHVVHDLDAARRLLNVAPQEEALYRTLTAAENLAFFAELYGVPRAQRRRAVADTLDVVGLTGRKDDRVDTYSGGMRRRLNLGCALVSGPRVVLLDEPTVAVDPQSRAHIFDAVRALRARGTTILYTTHHLQEAEGLCDRIAIMDEGRVVASGTLPELLALSRTTEVVELRLREALQTTAPLRALDGVRGVEVVGPELRISTSRAQQVLPRLYRAVSALGHSVVRTRVTPVTLDDVFLELTGKELRD
- a CDS encoding alpha/beta fold hydrolase, whose product is MERQGETNSWTTGLRGLRVLGSELSALVQVVSALPRRSLATDTLDDGYGHPIPCVLVHGVLGDSTNFTTLRRHLARHGIRRFSSFGYRPRLDYQRLTAPFGEHVSRVCRETAAPQVDVVAHSLGGLVVRYFVQTVGAHLVRRLVTLGTPYLACTNPSQELSIFAEHDAIVPPPLDGAHRRMHVIEGCGHLGLLTDERVLAAVLRDLIRPTLVVGRVDARAA
- a CDS encoding TolC family protein is translated as MPAYEAALSQTEHARESGIVSIDPRKTYELGELIDVAQRTNPETRVAWERARQAAIAAGLVEGSYYPVLALVATGAVAHVPLPIPTTVVPGGVFTADTQFVIPALSLEWLLLDFGRRRALVDAAQALTMEATAGFNAKHQQIVFDVTRQFHALTAVRGKVAADRAALASARSLEAAAAERKQNGLATLPEVLQAQEETARATYELEDALAEEHDARMALLETIGIRPGTPIDVADVSQQPLPPALDESVDEAIDRALTQRPDLIARLASVRVKEAEVRKANADYWPRLVARTAVASNIGQLKVEDSAYQGVHELQYDAGFRFEWTLFEGFERRNKVYLAESRQQEAEDELDHAKDKAVREVWKAYNDTKVALAKHHAAAALLAASDKAWAATLESYQNGLATFPDVREAERNLARARTLDQAARAEVLTRAAAFALSTGDLARP